Proteins found in one Streptomyces sp. NBC_00461 genomic segment:
- a CDS encoding DUF4142 domain-containing protein, whose translation MRPRPPVKGRGIFSGTGIIVIGLMATLMALVFPIWSYADRSGTGVSTLNAQTVSTRYGPLSALDRDFVTKVRLAGLWELPAGQEAQQKGTTAAVRTAGQHLVEGHTFLDQRVRDVAARLGLQLPNEPSDQQKQWLATLNAAQGTDYDREFVNITRLAHGKVFSVVAQVRATTRNSLVRALADDANTTVLDHIKVLEATGYVDWDALARDMASASTPPLTGSPAPPGPVTDPGSATPLTVSSSPGPVTDPGSATPLTVSSSPTYALPSAASSPPPQQP comes from the coding sequence ACCACCCGTCAAGGGCCGAGGGATATTCAGCGGCACCGGGATCATCGTCATCGGCCTGATGGCCACCCTGATGGCACTCGTCTTCCCGATCTGGTCGTACGCCGACCGGTCCGGAACCGGCGTCAGCACGCTGAACGCGCAGACCGTGTCGACGCGGTACGGGCCGCTGTCCGCCCTCGACCGTGACTTCGTCACGAAGGTCCGGCTGGCCGGTCTGTGGGAACTGCCGGCCGGGCAGGAGGCGCAGCAGAAGGGCACCACCGCGGCCGTGCGCACGGCGGGGCAGCATCTCGTCGAGGGGCACACCTTCCTCGACCAGCGGGTGCGCGACGTCGCCGCCAGGCTCGGGCTCCAGCTGCCCAACGAACCGAGCGACCAGCAGAAGCAGTGGCTCGCGACGCTGAACGCGGCCCAGGGCACCGACTACGACCGCGAGTTCGTCAACATCACGCGGCTGGCGCACGGCAAGGTGTTCTCGGTCGTCGCCCAGGTCCGCGCGACCACCCGCAACTCGCTGGTGCGCGCGCTCGCCGACGACGCGAACACGACCGTGCTGGACCACATCAAGGTCCTGGAGGCCACGGGCTACGTCGACTGGGACGCCCTCGCCCGGGACATGGCCTCCGCGAGCACTCCCCCGCTGACCGGTTCCCCGGCCCCGCCCGGTCCGGTGACGGACCCGGGCTCCGCGACACCCCTCACGGTGTCGTCGTCGCCCGGTCCGGTGACGGACCCGGGCTCCGCGACACCCCTCACGGTGTCGTCGTCCCCGACCTATGCGCTGCCGTCGGCCGCCTCCAGCCCGCCGCCGCAACAGCCGTGA
- a CDS encoding TIGR04222 domain-containing membrane protein, translating into MFWVLLLLLTWAAAGTACTRLCLAAVHTAADDADAEADVRRHDLTIYEAAFLSGGPGRVADLTMVSMARQRRLLLAHTGWATVVDPRGRDDMERSVIGAIGPEGQSRIAPVRAAAASADAVAGLADRLVDAGLAVPAAARTTVSAGVRQVKLAATAVLALGTIALLVPAQPDMPRGLVALWFALPLALTLSCLAIARVEVHPYSRWASPAGQRLLGALTRRPGSGDDRTYLTSVAVRGVRAIGEPDLRAAFAHRDQPWREPHTGGA; encoded by the coding sequence ATGTTCTGGGTCCTTCTCCTGCTGCTGACCTGGGCCGCCGCGGGCACCGCCTGCACGCGGCTGTGCCTGGCCGCCGTACACACGGCGGCCGACGACGCAGACGCCGAAGCGGATGTCCGGCGTCATGATCTGACGATCTACGAGGCCGCGTTCCTGTCCGGCGGACCCGGCCGGGTCGCCGATCTGACCATGGTCTCCATGGCCCGGCAACGGCGGCTGCTGCTCGCCCACACCGGCTGGGCGACCGTGGTCGACCCGCGCGGGCGGGACGACATGGAGCGGTCGGTCATAGGGGCCATCGGACCCGAAGGGCAGAGCAGGATCGCCCCGGTGCGGGCCGCCGCGGCCTCCGCGGACGCCGTCGCCGGCCTCGCCGACCGGCTCGTCGACGCCGGCCTGGCCGTGCCCGCCGCCGCCCGGACCACCGTCTCGGCCGGAGTGCGCCAGGTGAAGCTCGCGGCGACGGCCGTGCTCGCGCTGGGCACCATCGCACTGCTGGTGCCCGCCCAGCCGGACATGCCGCGCGGCCTGGTTGCCCTGTGGTTCGCCCTGCCGCTGGCGCTGACGCTGAGCTGCCTGGCCATCGCCCGGGTCGAGGTCCACCCCTATTCACGCTGGGCGTCCCCGGCCGGACAACGCCTGCTGGGGGCCCTCACCCGGCGCCCCGGCAGCGGTGACGACCGTACGTACCTCACCAGCGTCGCCGTACGAGGAGTCCGCGCGATCGGCGAACCGGACCTGCGCGCGGCCTTCGCGCACCGCGACCAGCCGTGGCGTGAACCGCACACCGGGGGCGCATAG